A genomic window from Elaeis guineensis isolate ETL-2024a chromosome 3, EG11, whole genome shotgun sequence includes:
- the LOC105042091 gene encoding mitochondrial pyruvate carrier 1 isoform X2, translating to MAALKAFWNSPVGPKTTHFWGPVANWGFVIAGLVDMQKPPEMISGNMTAAMCVYSGLFMRFAWMVKPRNYLLLACHASNESVQLYQLSRWAKAQG from the exons ATGGCGGCCTTAAAAGCTTTTTGGAACAGCCCGGTCGGTCCCAAGACAACTCATTTCTGGGGACCTGTTGCCAACTGGGGCTTCGTTATAGCC GGTTTGGTAGATATGCAGAAACCCCCAGAAATGATCTCTGGCAACATGACTGCAG CCATGTGTGTCTATTCAGGACTCTTCATGAGGTTTGCATGGATGGTGAAGCCACGAAATTACCTGCTTCTAGCATGTCATGCCTCTAATGAATCAGTTCAGCTTTATCAGCTATCGCGTTGGGCAAAAGCCCAAGGGTGA
- the LOC105042091 gene encoding mitochondrial pyruvate carrier 1 isoform X1, giving the protein MAALKAFWNSPVGPKTTHFWGPVANWGFVIAGLVDMQKPPEMISGNMTAAMCVYSGLFMRFAWMVKPRNYLLLACHASNESVQLYQLSRWAKAQGYLDKKEPEVNQ; this is encoded by the exons ATGGCGGCCTTAAAAGCTTTTTGGAACAGCCCGGTCGGTCCCAAGACAACTCATTTCTGGGGACCTGTTGCCAACTGGGGCTTCGTTATAGCC GGTTTGGTAGATATGCAGAAACCCCCAGAAATGATCTCTGGCAACATGACTGCAG CCATGTGTGTCTATTCAGGACTCTTCATGAGGTTTGCATGGATGGTGAAGCCACGAAATTACCTGCTTCTAGCATGTCATGCCTCTAATGAATCAGTTCAGCTTTATCAGCTATCGCGTTGGGCAAAAGCCCAAGG ATACTTGGATAAGAAAGAACCAGAGGTGAACCAGTAA
- the LOC105042092 gene encoding uncharacterized protein has translation MSAKVKSAGDAVAIAAASDGKDGGQIEVQFAKCECCGLTEECTPAYIARVRERYSGRWVCGLCGEAVKEEICRAGWRISTEEAIHRHMSFSRDFRSASPPANPTEDLIAAMRHLFRRSLSSPRALRSTPTSPRGKEDGDGCRRSLARSERCFPSVPR, from the coding sequence ATGTCTGCGAAGGTGAAGAGTGCCGGCGACGCGGTGGCGATCGCGGCAGCGTCGGACGGTAAGGACGGCGGACAGATCGAGGTGCAGTTTGCAAAGTGCGAGTGCTGCGGCCTGACGGAGGAGTGCACGCCCGCGTACATCGCCCGGGTGCGCGAGCGGTACAGCGGGCGGTGGGTCTGCGGCCTCTGCGGCGAGGCAGTCAAGGAAGAGATCTGCCGCGCCGGTTGGCGGATCTCCACGGAGGAGGCGATCCACCGCCACATGAGCTTCTCACGGGACTTCCGGTCTGCGTCGCCGCCGGCCAATCCGACGGAGGACCTCATCGCcgccatgcgccacctcttccgCCGGAGCCTCAGCTCACCGAGGGCTCTCCGGTCCACACCCACCAGTCCCCGCGGGAAGGAGGACGGCGACGGCTGCCGCCGCTCGCTCGCCCGCTCCGAAAGAtgctttccatctgtgcctcgtTAG
- the LOC140856272 gene encoding cytokinin riboside 5'-monophosphate phosphoribohydrolase LOG-like: MKGKTKNKKSTFGRICVYGASRMGYNANYQKAAMELGKELAARGINLVYGGGSNGLMGAIARIVHDKGCHVKGFIPKSLIPRELTDDSIGEIEVVTHMHERKHKMAQMADAFIALPGGYGTFEELLEVLTWAQLGIHKKPVGLLNVDGFYDSLLSLFDKATDQGFVTQAARNLIISAPSAKELVGKLETYVWNYESGFVWDVKDQTPRNE; this comes from the exons atgaaaggaAAA ACAAAGAACAAGAAGTCTACATTTGGGAGGATCTGTGTTTATGGTGCAAGTCGAATGGGGTACAACGCAAACTACCAGAAGGCTGCCATGGAATTAGGAAAAGAACTGGCGGCCAGGGGCATAAACTTGGTGTATGGAGGAGGGAGTAATGGATTGATGGGTGCTATCGCACGTATAGTCCATGACAAAGGGTGCCATGTGAAGGGATTTATTCCAAAGTCCTTGATACCTAGAGAATTAACTGATGATAGTATAGGAGAGATTGAAGTGGTGACCCACATGCATGAAAGGAAACATAAGATGGCTCAGATGGCAGATGCTTTTATCGCTTTGCCCGGTGGATATGGAACGTTTGAAGAGTTGCTAGAGGTTCTTACGTGGGCTCAACTTGGGATCCATAAGAAACCAGTTGGCCTTTTAAATGTTGATGGCTTTTATGATTCATTGCTGTCACTTTTCGACAAAGCTACTGATCAAGGATTTGTAACCCAAGCTGCTCGCAACCTCATCATCTCAGCCCCATCAGCTAAGGAACTTGTTGGAAAGTTAGAGACATATGTGTGGAATTATGAATCTGGCTTTGTTTGGGATGTCAAGGATCAGACCCCTAGAAATGAGTAG